In Anaeromyxobacter sp., the following proteins share a genomic window:
- a CDS encoding ABC transporter ATP-binding protein, which yields MIELKDVRRVFHQGRPDELTAVAGVTLAIDAGAVTVLRGPSGSGKTSLLALVGGMARPTSGRILLGDRELTSLPERFLTEIRRRTFGFIFQQFHLVRGLTALENVMLPATPLGLPRAELTGRALALLERLSVGHRARARADWLSGGEAQRVAIARALINQPSVIVADEPTAHLDSKLSAEFLEIVAGLKRDGKTVVIASHDPLVFDAGVVDRTVSMRDGRVEDDGR from the coding sequence CTGATCGAGCTCAAGGACGTCCGGCGCGTCTTCCACCAGGGCCGCCCCGACGAGCTGACGGCGGTGGCGGGGGTGACGCTGGCCATCGACGCCGGCGCGGTCACGGTGCTGCGCGGGCCGAGCGGCTCGGGCAAGACCAGCCTGCTGGCGCTGGTGGGTGGCATGGCCCGGCCCACCTCGGGGCGCATCCTGCTGGGCGACCGTGAGCTCACCAGCCTGCCGGAGCGCTTCCTCACCGAGATCCGCCGCCGCACCTTCGGCTTCATCTTCCAGCAGTTCCACCTGGTGCGCGGCCTGACCGCCCTCGAGAACGTCATGCTGCCGGCCACGCCGCTCGGCCTCCCCCGCGCCGAGCTGACCGGCCGGGCGCTGGCGCTGCTGGAGCGGCTCTCGGTGGGCCACCGGGCCAGGGCCCGGGCCGACTGGCTCTCAGGCGGCGAGGCGCAGCGGGTGGCCATCGCGCGCGCGCTCATCAACCAGCCAAGCGTCATCGTGGCCGACGAGCCCACCGCCCACCTCGACAGCAAGCTCTCCGCCGAGTTCCTGGAGATCGTGGCCGGCCTGAAGCGGGACGGGAAGACGGTGGTCATCGCCAGCCACGACCCGCTGGTCTTCGACGCCGGCGTGGTGGACCGCACCGTCTCCATGCGCGACGGGCGGGTCGAGGACGACGGCCGGTGA